Genomic segment of Cytobacillus suaedae:
CAAATAATGTTAAAAACTCTCCAATTACCGATGTTACACTCATCATCTACCTCCCTAGGACTTGTCTGATACACTTTATGCAAGTCCAGCAGTAAATAGACTAAATGAACACGAAAAAGTGAATTCCAATTAGCTCAGAATCCACTTTTATCTGTCTTATTCATGTATAACTTGATTACCAGCAGCTTTTAATAATCGATTCATGATTGCTTGGCCTACTCCATCCTGTGGAAACCATTCACAATAAATTAAATCAACATTCGTCCCATCAAATGTTCGTAAAACATCATATAATTTGCTTGCAACACTCTGCAAGTCCGCTCTCAAGCCACAATCAAGAACTGCATCAGCATTATAGAATTGTTTATTTTCTTCGGTGGTTAACACTCCAACCCTTACACCCTGCGCAATTTTCTTATCCACAAGTGATTGAATAAACTGGGGACTTCCCTCAACTATAACAAGGGGTGCTTTTGGTGCATAGTGGGTGTACTTCATTCCTGGTGACTTTGGGGCTTGTCCTTCTTCAAGTAAGGCACGATCCATTCTAACCTCACCAATGACTTCTTCTAACTGTTCCTTCGTCACACCGCCTGGCCTTAATATAACAGGAATTTTCTCTGTACAGTCCAAAACAGTTGACTCTAGACCAACCCCTGTTGCTCCACCATCAATGATTCCAGCTATTCGGCCTTCCAAATCATCAATTACATGCTTTGCGCTTGTTGGACTTGGCTTTCCAGAAAGGTTTGCACTTGGTGCTGCAAGAGGTAAGTCAGCTGCTTTGAGTAAGGCAAGTGCGATTGGATGATCCGGCATACGGACTGCAACTGTTTGTAATCCTGCCGTTACCTTTTCACCTACTGATTGATCCTTTTTCTTTAAAACTAGTGTTAATGGACCCGGCCAAAAATGAGTGATTAAGGTTTGAACCATGTCTGGGATATCCACAGCTATGTTCGTAAGTTGATCAAGTGTTGCTATATGTACAATTAAGGGATTATCACTTGGACGCCCTTTTGCTTCAAAAATTTTAGCTACTGCCTCATCAGATAGTGCATTGGCACCTAATCCATAAACGGTTTCAGTTGGAAAAGCCACCACATTATTTCCTTTTAATATCTTGGCAGCCTCCTGAATCTGTGGAAAACTTTCTATATTTCCCTCAAAGTTATTCACAGTCCACTTTTTTGTATTCATTTTGGTCCCCTCCTGAAGCGAAAGGCTCCTTATTGCTAAAAAAGCCTACTATATCAAAGTTATTTCTCTCAGAAAGTATAAGTTAATCAAGGACATAAAACAAGCTTTATCCACAGATTGTGAATAAAGCCCTTTTAACAGTGGATAACTATGTGGATTTTAAAAATACCTTAATCTCTTAACTTACTAAGCAATACTAGATTTCATGAAAATTGAGTTATCCACATCTTCTAGTAAGAATTGCATGTGCTTTGATTCTTTTAAGTGATCTGGAAGCTCCTCTACCTCAACTTTACCAAAGCCAAGCATCGTAAAGAATTCAACAGATGCATGTTTGTTTGTTGCTAGATATAGGTTTTCTAGCTCTTTCTCTTTT
This window contains:
- a CDS encoding threonylcarbamoyl-AMP synthase; the protein is MNTKKWTVNNFEGNIESFPQIQEAAKILKGNNVVAFPTETVYGLGANALSDEAVAKIFEAKGRPSDNPLIVHIATLDQLTNIAVDIPDMVQTLITHFWPGPLTLVLKKKDQSVGEKVTAGLQTVAVRMPDHPIALALLKAADLPLAAPSANLSGKPSPTSAKHVIDDLEGRIAGIIDGGATGVGLESTVLDCTEKIPVILRPGGVTKEQLEEVIGEVRMDRALLEEGQAPKSPGMKYTHYAPKAPLVIVEGSPQFIQSLVDKKIAQGVRVGVLTTEENKQFYNADAVLDCGLRADLQSVASKLYDVLRTFDGTNVDLIYCEWFPQDGVGQAIMNRLLKAAGNQVIHE